In the genome of Siniperca chuatsi isolate FFG_IHB_CAS linkage group LG17, ASM2008510v1, whole genome shotgun sequence, one region contains:
- the LOC122864764 gene encoding voltage-dependent calcium channel gamma-4 subunit-like, translating into MEAKGRNMPPDISFLPRPAMVWCERGIQVLLTTMGAFAAFALMTVAIGTDYWLYARAFICNSTANSSQEDSNNKDKKDPGALTHSGLWRICCLEGLKRGVCSQINHFPDDADYDQDSAEYLLRVVRASSIFPILSAILLLLGGVCVASSGFYKSKRNIILGGGILFVAAGLSNIIGVIVYISAALSDISPKKDEDKKWHYSYGWSFYFGGLSFILAEMVGVLAVNIYIEKNKELRCRSRTDLFKSTTHAMLRLPSYRFRRRSRSSSRSTDPPHSQETSPIGASKTFSLPPSAPPFSVATLPNPHHTSSGGSGGGGDISMYTLSRDSKLGSLGGGAPPLYGTVDRATLYQLHNYFPKDSSGSGGGGGGGGAVISSGTLPSHSKSNLAAAAAVAQNSAPLNTSTSATTPAQPAPISTATMERDRGNMGTLDRLTAKRDRDSNSDTLNRKTTPV; encoded by the exons ATGGAGGCGAAAGGGAGAAACATGCCCCCAG ATATTAGCTTCCTTCCCCGTCCAGCGATGGTGTGGTGTGAGCGGGGCATCCAGGTGCTGCTGACCACCATGGGAGCGTTCGCGGCCTTTGCCCTGATGACGGTTGCTATCGGTACAGACTACTGGCTGTACGCCCGTGCCTTCATCTGCAACAGCACAGCCAACTCGTCCCAGGAGGACTCCAACAACAAGGATAAGAAAGACCCTGGGGCACTCACCCACTCCGGCCTCTGGAGGATCTGCTGCCTGGAAG GCTTGAAGCGAGGTGTGTGTTCCCAGATCAATCATTTCCCAGACGACGCAGACTATGACCAAGATTCTGCAGAGTATCTGCTGC GTGTGGTGCGAGCATCCAGCATCTTCCCCATTCTCAGCGCCATACTGCTCCTGCTGGGTGGCGTGTGCGTTGCTTCGAGCGGCTTCTACAAGAGCAAAAGAAACATCATTCTCGGTGGAGGGATTCTCTTTGTAGCTGCAG GCCTCAGCAACATCATCGGAGTGATCGTGTACATCTCAGCAGCACTGAGCGACATCTCCCCCAAGAAAGATGAGGACAAGAAGTGGCACTACTCCTACGGCTGGTCCTTCTACTTTGGTGGCCTGTCCTTCATCCTGGCCGAGATGGTGGGTGTCCTCGCTGTCAACATCTACATTGAGAAGAACAAGGAGCTGCGCTGCCGCTCTCGCACCGACCTCTTCAAGAGCACCACGCACGCTATGCTGCGACTTCCCAGCTACCGTTTCAGACGGCGCTCTCGTTCCAGCTCACGCTCCACCGACCCGCCACACTCACAGGAGACCTCACCTATTGGCGCCTCCAAGACCTTCAGCCTGCCACCCTCTGCCCCACCCTTCTCTGTGGCCACTCTGCCCAACCCGCACCACACCAGCAGCGGTGGAAGTGGAGGAGGCGGCGACATCTCCATGTACACCCTGTCGAGGGACTCCAAGCTGGGTAGCCTCGGAGGCGGCGCCCCACCTCTCTACGGCACGGTGGACCGCGCCACACTGTACCAGCTCCACAACTACTTCCCAAAAGATTCCAGTGGcagtggtggaggtggaggaggaggaggagcggtgATAAGCAGCGGTACACTCCCATCTCACTCCAAATCCAATTTGGCGGCAGCAGCGGCTGTAGCCCAGAATTCAGCACCGCTGAATACCTCCACATCAGCCACCACACCAGCCCAGCCAGCTCCAATATCTACAGCCACCATGGAGAGGGACAGGGGCAACATGGGAACCCTGGACCGACTGACGGCCAAAAGGGACAGGGATAGCAACTCAGATACACTTAACAGGAAAACTACGCCAGTTTAA